A section of the Primulina eburnea isolate SZY01 chromosome 1, ASM2296580v1, whole genome shotgun sequence genome encodes:
- the LOC140806158 gene encoding uncharacterized protein, which yields MKVRRACSEFSDYATTWWDKLVLCRRRCGDDPIVTWDEMKMVMRKQFVPNHDNRRGGRRDERDLYETPLTSNWRTSLEEKHCGRPKKESRREASKYEYQEVGYDITQCPREEVTVVKSPVEFNSQMEVDVVVDKVVDDSSPLVDESENVEQHIVESESLSSEEVFKLSTMEEESRQEKVMLHTCLEESCASLVQLNPKGVLEGYDEVVMRRQANVEGVRMQWDDPFGVESNHREVSIVANATSLRYEFSPYLSSLLCCAQEFGVSVESVMSKWSNEEMTILSRSHNVEDGDIMHELNSNVSYFECARIIKLMRFWHVNDLSALELNSCVVLNDYMDSTSDVFYVHDSYLFDDDVGKGMNEYKNFYVHNDYDFKENKFFILYSLHELRTGDAYSGVFILDKMHDYMCWLHMKRYVKWFSEGCIGYRERASKLDSYIVHELYLIPSELGSYICMDFVMLLTRSKKGRNLIFVILNGILSFSVIYYCEYFEVEELIVKETMELGIKTLMAHMGDDIYNLTMKDFDIFQILYQYMDENWSL from the exons atgaaggtaagacgagcttgcagtGAATTTTCCGACTATGCTACTACTTGGTGGGATAAATTAGTACTGTGTAGGAGACGATGTGGGGATGACCCCATAGTTacatgggatgagatgaaaatggTGATGAGGAAGCAGTTTGTTCCAAATCACGATAATAGAAGAGGGGGTAGAAGAGATGAGCGTGACTTGTATGAGACTCCTTTGACATCCAATTGGAGGACGAGCTTGGAAGAGAAACACTGCGGTAGGCCAAAGAAGGAGTCGAGACGTgaagctagcaaatatgaatatcaag AAGTTGGGTATGATATCACCCAATGTCCACGTGAGGAGGTTACTGTAGTAAAATCGCCAGTTGAGTTTAATTCTCAAATGGAGGTTGATGTTGTGGTTGATAAAGTTGTTGATGATAGTAGTCCATTAGTTGATGAGTCGGAGAATGTTGAACAACACATTGTGGAAAGTGAATCATTGAGTAGTGAAGAAGTTTTTAAGTTGTCTACTATGGAGGAGGAGAGTAGGCAAGAGAAGGTTATGTTGCATACATGTTTGGAGGAATCTTGTGCTTCTCTTGTTCAATTGAATCCTAAAGGAGTCCTTGAG GGTTATGATGAAGTTGTGATGAGGAGACAAGCAAATGTGGAAGGTGTAAGAATGCAATGGGATGATCCATTTGGTGTTGAGAGCAATCACCGTGAGGTAAGCATAGTTGCCAACGCAACAAGCTTGAGGTATGAATTTAGTCCTTATCTTAGTTCATTGTTGTGTTGTGCTCAAGAATTTGGGGTGAGTGTTGAAAGTGTGATGTCCAAATGGTCTAACGAGGAGATGACGATTTTGTCAAGGAGTCATAACGTTGAGGATGGTGATATAATGcatgaattaaattcaaatgttagtTATTTTGAgtgtgcaaggattatcaaatTGATGAGGTTTTGGCATGTCAATGACTTGAGTGCATTAgaattaaattcttgtgttgTGTTAAATGATTACATGGATAGTACATCTGATGTGTTCTATGTGCATGATTCATACTTGTTTGATGATGACGTTGGAAAGGGCATGAATGAgtataagaatttttatgtgcatAATGATTACGATTTTAAAgagaataaattcttcattctatatTCATTACATGAGTTACGTACTGGTGATGCATATAGTGGTGTTTTTATCTTggataaaatgcatgattatatgtgttggttgcatatgaagaggtatgttaAGTGGTTTAGTGAAGGGTGCATTGGATATAGGGAAAGGGCATCTAAGCTTGATTCTTATATCGTGCATGAACTGtatcttattcctagtgaactAGGGTCGTACATTTGTATGGATTTTGTTATGTTgctaactaggtctaagaaggggaggaacttaatttttgtgatacttaatgGTATTTTATCATTTAGTGTCATTTACTATTGTGAGTATTTTGAGGTTGAAGAGTTGATAGTGAAGGAAACCATGGAGTTAGGGATCAAAACGTTGATGGCGCATATGGGCGATGACATCTACAATCTAACGAtgaaag ATTTTGATATCTTTCAGATTTTGTACCAGTATATGGACGAAAATTGGTCATTGTAA